A window from Solanum stenotomum isolate F172 chromosome 5, ASM1918654v1, whole genome shotgun sequence encodes these proteins:
- the LOC125865852 gene encoding coiled-coil domain-containing protein SCD2-like: MHGHARSGSNAGRRPQNAKAAAQRLAQVMACQQADDDDEEDELYEYNPVAPSTAIGLAGGRPNRRSTPLAVRTSIEPPQASTTRPAIRPSTSTESLDQQPLQKTVRTSLEANASITRPSSIRTTVEPATRPVGIRPSSSSESLDQQPLSARSTTPIRTSQQQQYSYSGSKLTFQSKNTLEQPPSARAPTTPLAGNQVLSSQSSYVPEQPLSARSLAANRSGQFGGKPILSSVPLSLRPVATEAQPEARKDKRLSVDFGTFKYKEPPIQPSSSALQDEVDMLQEENECLLEKLRLAEEHCEEAEARARQLEQQVASLGEGVSMEARLISRKEAALQQREAALKVAAQSHGGKDDELAALRTEAESLRTMSRRMILSEEEMEEVVLKRCWLARYWTLCQTYGIHSDIAAAKQEYWSSLAPLPLEVVLEAGQKSKDDNSLVYNDGEDRETIGNDLNELSGDGNVESMLLVDKALRELTSLKVDGAVSLAMAQQRRPTSLRATDDMIRLPIEGQGFTESYELSPEESEDVQFKQAWLTYFWRRAKNHEVEADIAEERLQFWINQGGQPFTSYDAVHVERGLIELKKLGIETQLWQETRRSIDPENTKKMQKENDF; this comes from the exons ATGCACGGGCACGCACGGTCAGGGTCAAATGCGGGACGTCGTCCGCAAAATGCAAAGGCAGCGGCACAGAGGCTGGCACAGGTAATGGCGTGTCAACAAgcggatgatgatgatgaggaagATGAGCTGTATGAGTATAACCCTGTGGCTCCTTCAACTGCTATTGGGCTTGCTGGTGGAAGGCCCAATAGAAGAAGTACTCCGCTG GCAGTTCGTACATCCATAGAACCACCACAGGCATCGACTACACGTCCAGCAATCCGACCCTCTACATCAACTGAGTCTTTGGATCAGCAGCCCTTGCAAAAG ACAGTTCGTACATCATTAGAGGCAAATGCATCAATTACACGTCCATCATCAATTCGGACAACGGTAGAACCAGCTACACGTCCAGTAGGAATCCGTCCATCTTCATCTTCAGAGTCATTGGACCAGCAGCCTTTGTCAGCTCGCTCAACCACACCTATTAGAACTTCTCAGCAACAACAATATTCTTATTCTGGGAGTAAGCTGACATTTCAATCTAAAAACACTTTGGAACAACCACCATCTGCTCGCGCACCTACTACACCTTTGGCTGGGAATCAAGTTTTGTCCTCTCAATCAAGTTATGTCCCGGAACAGCCTCTATCTGCTCGTTCTCTTGCAGCTAATCGCTCCGGTCAATTTGGAGGAAAGCCAATTCTTTCTAGTGTGCCTCTATCACTCAGGCCAGTTGCAACTGAGGCTCAACCTGAAGCTCGTAAAGATAAAAG GTTATCAGTTGATTTTGGTACTTTCAAGTATAAGGAACCTCCCATTCAGCCATCTTCTTCTGCTCTACAGGATGAG GTTGACATGCTTCAAGAAGAGAATGAATGTTTACTGGAAAAG CTTCGACTTGCAGAAGAGCATTGCGAAGAAGCTGAGGCAAGGGCTAGACAGCTTGAACAGcag GTTGCTAGTCTTGGGGAAGGTGTGTCAATGGAGGCTCGTCTTATAAGCAG GAAAGAAGCAGCTCTACAACAAAGAGAG GCTGCTCTAAAAGTTGCAGCACAAAGTCATGGTGGAAAGGATGACGAGCTTGCAGCTCTTCGGACAGAAGCTGAG TCTCTGCGAACTATGAGCAGAAGAATGATACTGAGTGAAGAGGAGATG GAAGAGGTTGTTCTAAAGAGGTGTTGGCTTGCACGCTATTGGACTTTATGCCAAACTTATGGCATTCACTCTGATATAGCTGCAGCTAAACAAGAATACTGGTCATCCCTAGCTCCTTTACCATTGGAAGTTGTGTTGGAGGCAGGACAAAAATCTAAAGATGACAACTCATTAG tttaCAACGATGGAGAGGATAGAGAAACAATTGGCAATGATTTGAATGAACTTTCGGGAGATGGGAATGTGGAGAGCATGCTACTAGTGGATAAAGCTCTTCGAGAACTCACATCACTCAAG GTAGATGGAGCAGTATCCCTAGCAATGGCCCAACAAAGGCGCCCAACTTCATTGAGAGCTACAG ATGACATGATCAGGCTACCAATTGAAGGACAGGGCTTTACAGAATCATATG AATTGAGTCCAGAGGAGTCAGAAGATGTACAATTTAAGCAG GCATGGCTGACATACTTTTGGAGAAGGGCGAAAAATCACGAAGTGGAGGCAGATATTGCAGAAGAGAGATTACAGTTTTGGATCAACCAAGGTGGCCAACCTTTCACTTCATATGATGCTGTACATG